A window from Nitrospira sp. ND1 encodes these proteins:
- a CDS encoding carbohydrate ABC transporter permease: MNRRILLALGILGTVGLSLLPFLWFVLTSFKSQGEIEVAPPAWWPSGNLGFYRSALFDHHLFDYVLNSVVVAGATTVLALLFAIPAAYALARLTIPGKQGILAVLLCVSMFPQMAIAGPVWRLLDTIGGLNHRWGVVLPYVALTLPLAIWILASFFKELPPELEDAARVDGCGPWTTLFRITLPLATPGIFTAAILILIYAWNEFFFALLILTQPEQQTLPVGIALFQGEFTMPWGELAAASVVATLPLIVVVLLCQRWIVSGLSAGAVKG, translated from the coding sequence ATGAATCGTCGGATTCTTCTCGCACTCGGCATCCTCGGTACGGTGGGACTCAGTCTGCTGCCGTTCCTCTGGTTTGTCCTCACGTCGTTCAAGTCGCAAGGTGAGATCGAAGTCGCGCCGCCCGCCTGGTGGCCCTCAGGCAACCTGGGATTCTATCGCTCAGCCCTCTTCGACCATCATCTCTTCGACTATGTGCTGAACAGCGTCGTCGTGGCCGGCGCCACAACTGTGCTGGCTCTCCTGTTCGCCATCCCGGCAGCTTATGCATTAGCCCGGCTGACCATCCCCGGCAAACAAGGTATTCTGGCCGTGTTGCTCTGCGTCTCGATGTTTCCTCAAATGGCCATTGCCGGACCCGTCTGGCGACTGCTCGACACAATCGGCGGGCTCAACCACCGGTGGGGCGTCGTGCTGCCCTATGTGGCCCTCACCCTGCCGTTGGCGATCTGGATTCTGGCCAGCTTCTTCAAGGAATTGCCGCCGGAGTTGGAAGATGCGGCACGCGTGGATGGTTGCGGGCCCTGGACAACTCTGTTCCGGATCACGCTTCCGCTGGCGACCCCGGGGATTTTCACCGCCGCGATTCTGATCTTGATCTATGCCTGGAACGAGTTTTTCTTCGCCCTCCTGATCCTGACCCAGCCGGAGCAACAGACCCTTCCTGTCGGCATCGCCCTCTTCCAGGGAGAATTCACCATGCCCTGGGGAGAGCTGGCCGCAGCCTCCGTGGTGGCGACCCTTCCACTGATCGTGGTCGTGCTGCTATGTCAACGATGGATTGTGAGCGGATTGTCCGCCGGGGCGGTAAAAGGCTAG
- a CDS encoding carbohydrate ABC transporter permease, whose amino-acid sequence MIRAASILRNRDSLAAWTMVAPALLVTMVFALYPVLDSLWLSLHNIFIGLPQLGSPFVGFDNYLMLVRDPVAQQALAVTLAFVILSTLLELACGLIIALVIHERFRGRGLVRAAILIPWAIPTVVASQLWRYIFNDQYGFANLLLFGEQVTDYIPWLAYPGVAFGIVVLADVWKTSSFAALLILAGLQVIPDDLYDAARVDGATVWQRFWHITLPLLKPALLLALLFRTMDAFRVFDLVFVMTQGGPGDATQVLQFYGYQTLFTEGRIGYGSAVSVAVFLMILALSLTYLRAIGSSLLERRRT is encoded by the coding sequence ATGATCCGCGCCGCCTCAATCCTGCGAAATCGCGACAGCCTGGCGGCCTGGACGATGGTGGCACCGGCGCTGCTCGTAACAATGGTCTTCGCACTGTACCCCGTGTTGGATTCGCTCTGGCTCAGCCTGCACAATATTTTCATCGGGCTGCCGCAGCTCGGCAGTCCGTTCGTCGGCTTCGACAACTATCTGATGCTGGTGCGCGATCCGGTAGCACAGCAGGCGCTGGCCGTCACCCTCGCCTTCGTCATCCTCTCGACACTGCTGGAGTTGGCCTGCGGACTGATCATTGCGCTGGTGATTCATGAGCGGTTTCGCGGGCGTGGTCTCGTGCGGGCGGCGATCCTGATTCCCTGGGCCATTCCGACAGTCGTCGCGTCGCAACTGTGGCGCTATATCTTCAATGACCAATACGGGTTCGCCAACTTATTGTTGTTCGGCGAACAGGTCACCGACTATATCCCCTGGCTGGCCTATCCGGGCGTGGCGTTCGGCATCGTCGTACTGGCGGACGTCTGGAAGACATCCTCGTTCGCCGCGTTGCTGATCCTGGCCGGCCTCCAGGTCATTCCCGACGATCTCTATGACGCGGCGCGTGTGGATGGGGCCACCGTCTGGCAGCGGTTTTGGCACATCACCCTGCCGCTGCTGAAACCGGCACTATTGCTCGCGCTCTTATTTCGGACCATGGATGCGTTTCGTGTCTTCGATCTGGTGTTCGTGATGACCCAAGGCGGCCCGGGCGACGCCACGCAGGTCCTTCAGTTCTATGGCTACCAAACCCTCTTCACGGAAGGCCGCATCGGATACGGCTCTGCCGTCTCCGTAGCCGTGTTCCTGATGATCCTGGCGCTGTCGTTGACGTACCTGCGCGCCATCGGCTCGAGTCTCTTGGAGCGCAGGCGAACATGA
- a CDS encoding ABC transporter substrate-binding protein gives MRRIVRAFFTCSLLQSGPRHPLRANHQRRAALLLLWLVLFGPPLNDSIAGGPAAPSKGQTTPITLRFVSWKPDHPRVWDDALDEFTKAHPHISIVRELAPHSSTAYHDLLTQKLKNRDATVDVFFMDVIWVPEFAEAGWARRLDERFTPAMREEFLPATIEVGRYSDHLYGVPSRIDAGLLYYRSDLLAKYGFSPPTTWDELARQADAIVAGERRNNPTLRGYTAQFKQYEGLVCNLLEFIDGHGGSLLTSDGTHSTLGRPETLAAVQFVRDRVIGRLASRAALTYQEPESLSVFLQGHAVFHRNWPYAWELANNRTRSTIAGQVAVMPLPGFTPGRTAAALGGWLYGISAYSQHPDEAWALIEFLSSQAMQKKFTQEAGIAPSRQALFSDPDLLAAAPQLRNHLTVLQAATPRPRSPIYPALSHLLQRYFSRALAIDDLDLAQEAAVTDAHIDRLLALTRAAP, from the coding sequence ATGCGTCGCATTGTGCGCGCCTTTTTCACATGCTCACTTCTTCAGTCCGGACCACGCCATCCGTTGCGTGCCAATCACCAACGTCGTGCGGCCCTACTCCTGCTCTGGTTGGTTCTCTTCGGTCCACCGCTCAACGATTCGATCGCCGGCGGACCTGCAGCGCCATCCAAGGGACAGACGACCCCCATCACGCTGCGTTTCGTCTCCTGGAAGCCCGATCACCCGCGCGTGTGGGACGACGCCCTCGACGAATTCACGAAAGCTCATCCTCATATTTCGATCGTGCGCGAACTGGCCCCGCACAGCTCGACGGCCTATCACGATCTCCTGACGCAGAAGCTGAAGAATCGTGATGCCACGGTCGATGTCTTTTTCATGGATGTCATCTGGGTGCCGGAGTTTGCCGAAGCTGGGTGGGCCCGACGGCTCGACGAGCGATTTACTCCAGCCATGCGTGAGGAGTTTCTCCCCGCCACCATCGAGGTGGGTCGATACTCCGACCATCTCTACGGCGTCCCGAGTCGCATCGATGCCGGGCTGCTCTACTACCGCTCGGATTTGCTGGCCAAGTACGGCTTCTCACCACCGACGACCTGGGACGAGCTCGCCCGACAAGCTGACGCCATCGTCGCCGGGGAACGACGGAACAATCCGACCCTGCGCGGCTACACAGCACAATTCAAACAGTATGAAGGCCTCGTCTGTAACCTGCTGGAGTTCATCGACGGCCACGGCGGGAGCCTGCTGACGTCGGATGGAACACATTCCACTCTGGGCAGACCCGAAACGCTGGCCGCCGTGCAGTTCGTTCGTGACCGGGTGATCGGCCGGCTTGCATCACGCGCGGCGTTGACCTATCAAGAACCGGAATCCCTCTCCGTCTTTCTTCAAGGCCATGCAGTCTTTCACCGCAACTGGCCCTATGCCTGGGAACTGGCCAACAACCGGACTCGCTCGACCATCGCCGGACAGGTCGCGGTGATGCCCCTTCCCGGGTTCACTCCGGGGCGCACGGCCGCAGCACTCGGCGGCTGGCTCTACGGCATCAGCGCCTACTCGCAGCATCCAGACGAGGCCTGGGCGCTCATCGAGTTTCTCTCCAGCCAGGCCATGCAAAAGAAATTCACCCAGGAGGCCGGCATCGCGCCCTCCCGTCAGGCGCTGTTTTCCGATCCCGACCTGCTGGCAGCAGCGCCGCAACTCCGAAACCACCTGACTGTGCTGCAGGCCGCCACGCCGCGCCCGCGGTCTCCGATTTATCCCGCCTTGTCGCATCTGCTGCAGCGCTATTTCAGCCGTGCCCTTGCCATCGACGACCTCGACCTTGCGCAGGAAGCGGCCGTGACCGACGCCCACATCGATCGGCTACTCGCCCTCACGAGGGCTGCGCCATGA
- a CDS encoding fibronectin type III domain-containing protein: protein MKRGLRQWFSSPVGVLPRMLVTLAVMLIGSVMMLSEAHALQASPTSLSFQAVQGGPNPSSKTVKVYKSSSRKVSWSGKDNAGWLSLSPTSGTLGSSTQVTVSVNISGLAAGTYSGTVTITTSRGSTVAIPVTLKLSAATSSSTTGTTAALAWNANTESDLAGYKVYSGTSSGQYGASVDVGKATSYQFSNLKLGTTYYFAVTAYDVNGNESLRSSEVSKSIY, encoded by the coding sequence ATGAAACGAGGTCTGCGCCAGTGGTTCTCTTCGCCTGTGGGTGTCCTACCTCGGATGCTGGTGACCCTTGCCGTGATGCTGATCGGAAGCGTGATGATGCTTTCCGAAGCCCATGCCTTACAAGCCAGTCCGACCAGTTTGAGCTTTCAGGCCGTGCAGGGTGGTCCCAATCCATCCAGTAAGACGGTGAAGGTCTACAAGAGCAGCAGTCGAAAGGTCAGTTGGAGCGGGAAGGACAATGCCGGTTGGCTGAGTCTCTCTCCTACGTCCGGCACGCTGGGAAGTTCCACGCAGGTGACGGTGTCCGTCAATATCAGCGGGCTGGCGGCCGGAACCTATTCCGGAACGGTGACGATCACGACCAGCAGGGGAAGCACCGTGGCGATTCCCGTGACACTGAAGCTCTCAGCTGCGACTTCTTCAAGCACCACCGGCACGACGGCTGCTCTGGCGTGGAATGCCAATACCGAAAGCGACTTAGCCGGATACAAAGTCTATTCCGGAACCTCTTCCGGCCAGTATGGGGCATCGGTTGACGTGGGGAAGGCCACGTCCTATCAGTTTTCGAACCTGAAACTCGGAACGACCTACTACTTTGCCGTCACGGCGTATGATGTGAACGGGAATGAGAGCCTCCGTTCGAGTGAAGTGAGCAAGAGCATCTATTGA
- a CDS encoding ATP-binding protein produces MNCGKCKTKAVISLPRHNAAFCKGCFTTFVHEQVARAIKSFKMFTPEDRILVAVSGGKDSLALWHILLTLGYRADALYVNLGIGAYSEESHRKVRRYADTVAAAHGAKLIVHVVEQEAGAGIRELATVLHRPTCSTCGTIKRYQFNRAAVEQDYDVMATGHNLDDEAARLLGNVLHWQEEYLDKQSPTLPASVEGFAKKVKPLCRLSEREIAAYAVVNRIDYIVEECPMAKGSKMILYKEVLNRLETESPGTKQRFYWGFLEKQTKPEPATESMAEKDQRTLHPCTTCGQPTTAEICTYCKMMAKAKTATPR; encoded by the coding sequence ATGAATTGCGGCAAGTGCAAGACCAAAGCCGTTATCAGCCTTCCGCGACACAATGCCGCCTTCTGCAAAGGCTGCTTCACGACCTTTGTGCACGAGCAGGTCGCGCGCGCGATAAAGTCGTTCAAGATGTTTACGCCCGAGGACCGCATCCTTGTGGCCGTCTCGGGCGGTAAAGACAGCCTCGCCCTGTGGCATATCCTGCTGACCCTCGGCTACCGCGCCGACGCGCTGTATGTGAATCTCGGCATCGGCGCGTACTCCGAGGAATCGCACCGGAAGGTGCGCCGCTATGCCGACACCGTGGCCGCCGCCCATGGCGCGAAACTGATCGTGCATGTCGTCGAGCAGGAAGCCGGCGCCGGCATTCGTGAATTGGCCACCGTCCTTCATCGCCCGACCTGTTCGACGTGCGGAACCATCAAGCGGTATCAGTTCAATCGCGCTGCGGTGGAACAGGACTATGACGTGATGGCCACCGGCCATAATCTCGATGATGAGGCGGCGCGTCTCTTGGGCAATGTATTACACTGGCAGGAAGAATATCTGGACAAGCAAAGCCCCACCTTGCCGGCCTCCGTCGAAGGATTCGCCAAGAAGGTCAAACCGCTTTGCCGTCTTTCCGAACGCGAGATCGCCGCCTACGCGGTCGTCAATCGCATCGATTACATCGTCGAAGAATGCCCCATGGCCAAGGGATCCAAGATGATCCTCTATAAAGAGGTCCTCAACCGGCTGGAGACGGAATCACCCGGCACGAAGCAACGATTTTACTGGGGGTTTCTCGAGAAGCAGACCAAGCCGGAGCCCGCCACGGAATCCATGGCTGAGAAGGATCAGCGAACGCTCCACCCCTGCACGACTTGCGGCCAACCGACCACTGCGGAAATCTGTACCTACTGCAAGATGATGGCGAAAGCCAAGACCGCGACCCCGCGTTAG
- a CDS encoding MoaD/ThiS family protein produces the protein MLVHLSHPQRQVEIKGPKRTKELLRELNLVIEAHLVIRGDELVTEDEMLADADQIEIRPVISGG, from the coding sequence ATGCTTGTTCATCTCAGTCACCCGCAACGCCAGGTTGAAATCAAAGGGCCCAAACGCACCAAGGAGTTGCTACGCGAACTCAATCTGGTGATTGAGGCGCATCTCGTCATCCGGGGCGATGAACTCGTCACGGAAGATGAAATGCTTGCCGACGCCGACCAGATTGAAATCCGGCCGGTCATCTCCGGCGGCTGA
- the galT gene encoding galactose-1-phosphate uridylyltransferase, with protein sequence MPELRRDPIVGRWVIISTERGGRPQDVSMPSAPLPSASMCPFCPGQERLTPKEILAYRPHASEPDSPNWTVRVIPNKFPALHVEGDMGREGLGLYDRMNGIGAHEVIIETPNHKEHLADLPAKRVEDVLWAYRDRILDLKKDLRLRYILIFKNQGATAGATLEHSHSQLIALPVVPTSVLEEIDGCRQHFQQKERCIYCDILRQESSEGTRVVLENPEFVCVTPYAPRFPFEMWILPKRHAGYFEECQRAQFEFLAPMLGEALRRMDAVLARPAYNFILHSSPLHEKTGDYYHWHIEIIPKLTQVAGFEWGTGFYINPVSPEEAAKALRDAEI encoded by the coding sequence ATGCCTGAACTGAGAAGAGACCCGATCGTCGGCCGCTGGGTCATTATTTCAACCGAGCGGGGCGGACGCCCCCAGGACGTGTCTATGCCGTCGGCGCCGCTTCCCTCTGCGTCCATGTGCCCGTTTTGCCCGGGACAGGAACGTCTGACGCCGAAAGAGATCCTTGCCTATCGGCCCCATGCCTCGGAGCCGGACAGCCCGAATTGGACCGTGCGGGTCATCCCCAATAAGTTTCCCGCGCTGCATGTCGAAGGCGATATGGGACGCGAAGGCCTCGGGCTCTACGATCGCATGAACGGGATCGGCGCCCACGAAGTCATCATCGAAACCCCCAATCACAAGGAACACCTCGCCGACCTGCCGGCCAAGCGGGTGGAGGATGTACTCTGGGCCTATCGCGACCGGATTCTCGACCTCAAGAAGGATCTGAGGCTGCGATATATTCTGATCTTTAAAAATCAGGGCGCCACGGCGGGCGCCACGTTGGAGCATAGCCACTCTCAGCTCATCGCCTTGCCGGTCGTGCCCACCAGCGTCCTCGAAGAAATCGACGGATGCCGGCAGCATTTCCAGCAGAAGGAACGCTGCATCTATTGCGACATCCTGCGGCAGGAATCGTCGGAGGGCACCCGCGTGGTGCTGGAGAACCCGGAGTTTGTCTGCGTGACCCCCTACGCACCCCGCTTTCCGTTTGAAATGTGGATTCTCCCCAAGCGTCACGCAGGATATTTCGAAGAATGCCAACGCGCCCAGTTCGAATTTCTGGCGCCTATGCTGGGCGAAGCGTTACGCCGGATGGATGCCGTGCTGGCACGACCGGCCTACAACTTCATCCTGCACAGCTCGCCGCTGCACGAAAAAACCGGGGACTACTATCACTGGCACATCGAGATCATCCCCAAACTCACCCAGGTGGCCGGATTTGAATGGGGCACCGGATTTTACATCAACCCGGTCTCCCCGGAAGAAGCGGCGAAGGCCCTGCGTGACGCGGAAATCTAG
- a CDS encoding glycoside hydrolase family 57 protein has protein sequence MKTIQLCFLWHMHQPYYTDPLTGSASMPWVRLHATKAYFDMAFLLERFPEARSTFNFTPSLLLQLEEFSTGRVRDLFLEYAQRPAAELTPTEKAFLIRHFFSANWATMVRPFPRYQELLVKRGVDVHGQDLDRLARQFSTQEFLDLQVWHNLAWFGYGSLQRFPRLAELRAKNRGFTEEDKQEVLALQQTAIRQIVPMYTALQERGQIELTTTPFFHPILPLVIDSEFTRRARPDLPLPARFHAPADAEAQVRRAIDYHMHTFGRAPAGLWPSEGSVCPELLPILGKTGIRWLATDEGILYRSLQMADQTWNRHYHLYQPYAVGTAEQPLTMVFRDRDISDAFGFVYHKTTPESAADDVLRRIRGLAYDIPLENGLLAVILDGENPWEHYHDGGERFLSLLFRAFEQDGLHIGHGIRVQLNTVSKALEAVPPPQRLEQLHSGSWINQDFKIWIGHQEDNRGWDLLQHTRARLVDLTPSLAPDKARAAWDELYAAEGSDWFWWYGDDFDTDYKQEFDRLFRTHLRNVWTYAGVTPPDILNQPLVEARTPQGLDLVQLPLALITPTLDGMVSNFFEWRGAGTINPTPPLGAMWKSEGLFTSIFFGFDREHLYLRLDLDERSQTRQEHCTADVFIGSGIQQYKVSFALTAEGADSFLLSRADESGLYRDRASYRTICRRKILELGIPFKELGIEIGIELRLTLTVSEHGMEIARYPHHSPATFNRPGDDFEATMWRV, from the coding sequence ATGAAAACCATTCAACTCTGCTTCCTCTGGCATATGCATCAGCCGTATTACACGGACCCGCTCACGGGGTCCGCGAGTATGCCCTGGGTGCGTCTGCACGCCACCAAGGCCTACTTCGACATGGCCTTCCTGCTGGAGCGATTTCCGGAGGCTCGCTCGACCTTTAACTTCACGCCGTCGCTGCTGCTGCAACTGGAAGAGTTCTCCACCGGCCGCGTCCGCGATCTCTTCCTGGAATATGCGCAGCGCCCGGCGGCCGAGCTGACCCCGACTGAAAAAGCCTTCCTGATCCGTCATTTCTTTTCCGCCAACTGGGCCACTATGGTGCGGCCTTTCCCCCGCTATCAGGAGCTGCTGGTGAAGCGTGGCGTCGACGTCCATGGGCAAGACCTCGATCGTCTGGCCAGACAGTTTTCGACGCAGGAATTTCTGGACCTTCAGGTCTGGCACAATCTCGCCTGGTTCGGCTACGGCAGCCTGCAGCGCTTTCCACGTCTGGCGGAGTTGCGCGCAAAGAATCGAGGATTTACGGAAGAGGACAAGCAGGAAGTGCTGGCGCTGCAACAGACCGCAATCCGGCAGATTGTTCCGATGTATACGGCGCTCCAGGAGCGTGGGCAGATCGAATTGACCACCACGCCGTTTTTCCACCCGATTCTTCCGCTCGTGATCGACTCTGAATTCACTCGCCGCGCCAGGCCGGACCTGCCGCTGCCCGCTCGGTTCCATGCTCCGGCCGATGCCGAAGCCCAGGTGCGGCGGGCAATCGACTACCATATGCACACGTTCGGCCGTGCACCGGCCGGGCTCTGGCCGTCCGAAGGATCGGTCTGTCCTGAGTTGTTGCCCATCCTGGGCAAAACCGGGATCCGCTGGCTGGCGACGGACGAAGGTATCCTCTACCGGTCGCTTCAGATGGCCGACCAGACCTGGAATCGTCATTATCATCTCTATCAGCCCTACGCAGTCGGCACCGCGGAGCAGCCCCTCACCATGGTGTTCCGCGACCGGGATATTTCCGATGCCTTCGGTTTCGTCTATCACAAGACGACCCCGGAATCGGCCGCCGACGATGTACTTCGGCGAATTCGAGGCCTTGCGTACGACATTCCGCTGGAGAACGGGCTTCTGGCCGTGATTCTCGACGGCGAGAATCCCTGGGAGCACTACCACGACGGCGGTGAACGCTTCCTCTCCCTGTTATTTCGCGCCTTTGAACAGGACGGACTGCATATCGGCCATGGCATTCGCGTGCAATTGAACACCGTGAGCAAGGCCCTGGAGGCCGTTCCACCCCCTCAACGCCTCGAACAGTTACATTCCGGCTCCTGGATCAACCAGGACTTTAAAATCTGGATCGGCCACCAGGAAGATAATCGCGGCTGGGACCTCCTGCAGCACACGCGGGCCCGTCTCGTAGATCTCACGCCCTCGTTGGCGCCGGACAAGGCCCGCGCAGCCTGGGACGAACTTTATGCCGCCGAAGGCAGCGACTGGTTCTGGTGGTACGGCGACGATTTCGATACCGACTACAAACAGGAATTCGACCGCCTGTTCCGCACGCACCTGCGCAACGTCTGGACCTATGCCGGGGTGACGCCGCCCGACATCTTGAATCAGCCTCTGGTCGAGGCGCGCACGCCGCAAGGCCTGGACCTGGTGCAACTCCCGCTGGCGCTCATCACCCCGACCCTCGACGGCATGGTCTCCAATTTTTTCGAATGGCGCGGGGCCGGCACTATCAATCCGACGCCCCCGCTGGGGGCCATGTGGAAGTCCGAAGGACTCTTCACCTCCATTTTCTTCGGATTCGACCGGGAACATCTCTACCTCCGGCTGGATCTCGATGAACGATCCCAGACACGCCAGGAGCACTGCACTGCAGACGTGTTCATCGGCTCGGGCATCCAGCAATATAAGGTGTCGTTTGCCCTCACGGCCGAAGGCGCGGACAGCTTCCTGCTCTCCAGGGCGGACGAGTCCGGCCTCTATCGCGACAGGGCCTCCTACCGCACGATCTGCCGGCGAAAAATTCTGGAGTTGGGCATACCGTTCAAAGAACTGGGCATCGAGATCGGCATAGAATTACGGTTGACCCTGACGGTGTCGGAACATGGGATGGAAATCGCACGGTATCCTCACCACAGCCCGGCCACCTTCAACCGGCCGGGAGACGACTTTGAAGCCACGATGTGGCGAGTGTGA
- a CDS encoding VanZ family protein, which yields MESNQMVSREIRTAPLVSPFSVLRYWGPVCVYAGLIFFGSSVSNPPESVSSLMEKISDKILHLCEYGVFGALAYRACRHGAGAWVARHAVVVAVAGCALYGLSDEIHQLFVPLRQGDPLDLVADSVGAALGAWTWRLMERRAVQSSL from the coding sequence ATGGAATCGAATCAGATGGTTTCGCGCGAGATCCGTACAGCGCCGCTGGTATCCCCTTTTTCGGTCCTGCGGTATTGGGGCCCGGTCTGTGTGTATGCCGGACTCATTTTCTTCGGGTCTTCTGTATCCAATCCGCCGGAGTCCGTTTCGTCGCTAATGGAAAAGATCTCCGACAAGATCTTGCATCTCTGCGAATATGGAGTGTTTGGCGCCTTAGCCTATCGGGCGTGCCGGCACGGAGCGGGGGCCTGGGTGGCCCGGCATGCCGTCGTCGTGGCGGTGGCCGGTTGTGCGCTCTATGGCCTGAGTGATGAGATCCATCAATTGTTCGTGCCGCTTCGTCAGGGGGACCCGCTGGATCTGGTGGCCGATTCCGTGGGTGCCGCGCTCGGGGCCTGGACCTGGCGTCTCATGGAACGGCGTGCTGTTCAGTCATCTCTGTAG
- a CDS encoding aldo/keto reductase translates to MHYVHLGRSGVRVSRLCLGTMNFGPQTSETDSFAIMDQALERGINFFDSANVYGWKVGEGVTEQIVGRWLSQGGGRREKIVLATKVYGRMGDWPNQSRLSALHIKRACEESLRRLQTDHLDLYQMHHIDRECPWEEIWQAMEQLCREGKVLYVGSSNFAGWHIAQAQEMAKSRHFLGLISEQSLFNLLERTVELEVIPACQAYGIGIIPWSPLARGLLGGALSTHTTGRRADEDVRKDIETHRAKLEAYEQFCKTVNATPATVALAWLLHQPAVTAPIIGPRTMEQLTTALPALELTLTPDSLKTLDTIFPGPGGAAPEAYAW, encoded by the coding sequence ATGCACTACGTTCATCTCGGCCGTTCAGGAGTACGCGTCAGCCGCCTCTGTCTCGGCACCATGAACTTCGGACCGCAGACCTCCGAAACCGACAGTTTTGCGATCATGGACCAGGCACTCGAACGGGGCATCAACTTTTTCGACAGCGCCAACGTGTATGGATGGAAAGTCGGCGAAGGGGTGACGGAGCAGATTGTCGGCCGTTGGCTTTCCCAAGGCGGCGGGCGACGAGAGAAAATTGTGCTGGCCACGAAGGTCTATGGCCGCATGGGCGACTGGCCCAACCAGTCGCGCCTGTCTGCCTTGCATATCAAACGCGCGTGCGAAGAGAGTCTCCGGCGTCTGCAGACAGACCATCTCGACCTCTACCAGATGCATCACATCGATCGTGAATGCCCCTGGGAGGAAATCTGGCAGGCGATGGAACAACTCTGCCGCGAAGGGAAGGTGCTGTACGTCGGCAGCAGCAATTTCGCCGGCTGGCACATCGCGCAGGCGCAAGAGATGGCGAAGTCGCGCCACTTTCTCGGGCTCATCTCGGAACAAAGTCTCTTCAATCTCCTGGAGCGAACCGTCGAACTGGAGGTCATCCCGGCCTGTCAGGCCTATGGGATCGGCATCATTCCCTGGAGCCCCCTGGCGCGAGGCCTGCTGGGAGGGGCGCTGAGCACGCACACAACCGGGCGGCGTGCAGACGAAGACGTCCGGAAAGACATCGAGACCCATCGCGCAAAGCTAGAAGCCTATGAGCAGTTCTGCAAGACCGTGAATGCCACGCCGGCCACCGTCGCCCTCGCCTGGCTTCTTCATCAACCGGCTGTGACGGCCCCCATCATCGGCCCACGCACCATGGAGCAACTGACAACCGCACTTCCGGCGCTGGAGTTGACGCTGACTCCGGACAGCCTCAAGACATTGGACACCATCTTTCCCGGCCCCGGCGGCGCAGCCCCCGAGGCCTACGCCTGGTAG
- a CDS encoding aminoglycoside phosphotransferase family protein, with product MTTTNPAAPAAPLAPPDLARIAKTVATKLPFRGDVTGLTPLAGDASNRRYFRVALKGKPSALILMQLADPEGFKKSEEAVSGASVQIAELPFTNVLAHLQRTGVTVPQLHYYDREAGLLYLEDFGDLTLAEACRDADRARLVSLYRQAIDQLVLLQVKGTQPPAPGCIAFHRRFDVSLLMWEFDHFLEYGIAARLGQPMKPADDAAVRAAFQRIAELLAGQPQVFVHRDYHSRNLMVDGARLGIIDFQDALMGPATYDLASLLKDAYIELDDAVVDGLVDHFLDGLAAQGQGWADRAALRRLFDFTSIQRNLKAAGRFVYIDRVKHNPKFLADIPRVLGYVKRNLSKYPELATLRQHLAPYVAELQEA from the coding sequence ATGACAACGACAAATCCTGCCGCTCCCGCGGCACCGCTTGCCCCGCCGGATCTTGCACGAATCGCCAAGACAGTTGCGACCAAGCTGCCGTTTCGCGGCGATGTGACGGGGTTGACCCCGCTCGCCGGTGACGCATCGAATCGCCGATACTTCCGGGTCGCCTTGAAGGGGAAGCCCTCGGCATTGATCCTCATGCAGTTGGCCGATCCGGAAGGATTCAAGAAATCGGAAGAAGCCGTCAGCGGCGCGTCCGTGCAAATTGCAGAACTGCCCTTTACCAACGTGCTCGCGCATCTGCAGCGGACCGGTGTCACCGTCCCGCAGTTGCACTATTACGATCGGGAGGCCGGCCTCCTGTACTTGGAGGATTTCGGGGATCTGACGTTGGCAGAAGCCTGCCGCGATGCGGATCGTGCCCGGTTGGTTTCGCTCTATCGTCAGGCGATCGATCAATTGGTGCTGCTTCAAGTGAAGGGGACGCAACCGCCCGCCCCCGGCTGTATCGCTTTTCACCGGCGATTCGATGTGTCGTTGTTGATGTGGGAGTTCGACCACTTTCTGGAATACGGGATTGCCGCGCGGTTGGGGCAGCCTATGAAACCGGCCGATGACGCGGCCGTGCGCGCGGCGTTTCAGCGTATCGCCGAATTGCTGGCCGGGCAGCCGCAGGTGTTCGTCCATCGCGATTACCATTCACGCAATCTCATGGTCGATGGAGCCCGCCTCGGTATCATCGATTTTCAGGATGCCCTCATGGGCCCGGCGACCTACGATCTGGCCTCGTTGCTGAAAGATGCCTACATCGAGTTGGATGATGCGGTGGTGGATGGGCTGGTCGATCATTTCCTCGATGGCCTTGCCGCCCAGGGGCAGGGCTGGGCGGATCGGGCGGCGTTACGCCGCCTGTTCGACTTCACCAGTATTCAACGCAACCTCAAGGCCGCCGGCCGGTTTGTCTATATCGACCGGGTCAAACACAACCCGAAATTTCTCGCCGACATCCCTCGCGTTCTAGGCTACGTGAAACGGAATTTATCCAAATACCCCGAGCTGGCCACATTACGTCAGCACTTGGCGCCCTACGTAGCCGAGCTGCAAGAGGCGTGA